From the genome of Bombus vancouverensis nearcticus chromosome 4, iyBomVanc1_principal, whole genome shotgun sequence:
AAACAACTGTATCATTCCTCCGTTTTGATATCTTTCTGCTCGTTCTCGTCTCTAGATCGCGTCGAACAACCGCGCGTATCGACGTTGCCTTTATCATACCTCGAGATCGATATTTAACTCGAtagaataagaagaagaaaggtACGCAACAGGAATATCCATTGTAGCATTTCGTTCGAATCGCGAGACGTTGTCGCTCCGTTCTGATATCTTTTTTCCCATGAACGCGTTGCACGTATCGAGGACGTAACCGCGTACAGCAGCAAACGCAGTTTCTATCGTACCTTAAGATCGATAGTTTCACTCGATAGAACAACGAAAACGAAAGTAATAGAAGACAAAAACAAGTCGGAGGAGAAGGGGGAAGAAATTGATCGATCATCCGTGGCgtggaattttatttcgatcACGCAATCCAACGGCGCCATCCCACGTTCCTCCTCTTGTTCGCTGTTCAAGGTATCGAGGATGCCTGACACGTTCGTGAATCCGAATCTCGTGTTTGTACGGCCTATTCACGGCGTAGACATAATCGTGGCGTGGCTGCATAACGGTAAAAACAGATCGGCGTGCATTCACTTTTCCCCGTTGCGAGCGGAGTGCAGTTTCTATCGCATATACCAGACGAAGACTGCTACAGGCATGCAATACCTTTTAAAACTGACGAGTCATCGATCCACCCAGTCACCGTGTACAAATAACTCTAATGGAATTACCCTTTCCTTTCGGTGTTTCGTTTGGAGATCGGAGCCGATCCGCATCTGCCGCGATCCGCTCTCCCTATTCCAGATCGAATCGCAGAGTTCGATGAAATTAACGATCGCTACCGAATATCAACTTGATTACCGGAGTCTACGTTGTGCAAAGTACATTCTGATTAACCCTTTCGCTACAAGTATAGACACGTATACGCGTATTATAGGATATACATGTGTATACGCAGCAGTAAAATATCGACATACGTATGTACGTGTATCGCTGTCCATAAATCACAGGGCACTTGTTAATCTTAAACACAAATTTCCAGGGAACAGGTTTCTAATAAAATGTTCGAAACGGCATAATTCGGTTTTCCTTATGGCACACGCCGTAACTTTCTTTCTATAAATTTCATTCGTTCGAACGAGATGTTAATTAGCGTCCGATCGAACGAACTTCTACCTGTTAAATCCACTTATCTAAACGTGGAAAATTACAGATAGTAGAGAGAATCGCTGGACTCTTATCTCGTATTAGATTTACTCGTATCGCGAAGTTCGTAAGAACGtttgaaagaaatttgaaagaaaatctGTATCGTTTTTTAGATATTCCAAGATTTATTGTCGTAGAATAAAATCTGGTGCCAATTAAAGACCGTTCGCTGGAATTTCAAGCAGAACCTCGTACCTTGTAATTCGTCAAATAAGTCTCCGAAACGTATAGATGCTATTTAAACGAGCGGTGTCTATTAAGGTTGAAAAGTAGGCTAACGTAGAGGCTGAAGATGATTCGATGCTCGAGTGAAAGCTCTGACAACTGAAGTCGAATGCAAACCTTGTGACACCATATACCTGCGTAATTTCTTCCTCCGTTCTAATTGCTCACAGAATTTTAAACGTAACTCGATATATTATGTTGCCGAAAattgatttcttcttttatacaAACGTACGTATAATATCGTCTTAAGTCGCAATTTTCCGTCTTCTCTGTTacgtaattttcaatttcttattTGCAGACGATTCCGGTGTGTCAAGGTTCGAGGGGAAGGTGACGAGCAGGTTTCAGACGAGAATCTTCAAGATAGCTCGAACGAATCCGGCAAGAAACCTCGTCGACAGAAACGAACATGCTCGTGATAAACCAGCGTCAAAGGCATCCTTGTTGGAGGATGCTGCTCGCCATCGTCATTTTATCCGGCCTCATTAGGTATTGCGAACCAATGTCCACGAAGAGGCTAACAGACTCGTCTCCATCGTCGTTACCTACGTTATCGAGAAGTTCCGGCGAATCGAGGTCACAGAATCTTGGCTCGCCGAGTGATCTAGCCTGGCAAGCTTGGCTCCTTCTGGGCTCGCAAACAGGGGGACACTCTAGCTTGGATTCCGCCAGTTTTCTTAAACGAATCACGCCTAAGAGCGTATTCATCGCTCCTGAACTACCAGCTTGTCCCGATGGATATCGAGCGGACACGATGGGCAGATGCGTGAAAAGAGTGATCATCAATCCTCAAGCTCACATCGGTTTCCTTTTGCAACAATTGAACAACAGATATAGTAACCAAGCTGGTGGTCCCGAAGCGTCgtctaataataaaaaaaagtccaGTGGCCCGCTGCAGCTGAACATCCCGTTGTTTTCCGACACGAACACCAAATCGGTTCCGGTAAACCACGAGGAAACCAGAGGAGACCACTCGATAAACATACCGATCGTGGTTCCTTCGAGAGAGGATGTGCAAGTAGAGGAGATAGAAGAGGAGGTGGAGGAAGTGAAGGAGGTAGAAGAAACGAAGAACGTAGAAAAAGTAAAGGATTTGATAGAAACGAAGAACGTAGAAGAAGCGACGGACGTAATAGAAGTGAAGAGCGTAAAAGAAGCGAAGGACGTAATAGAAGTGAAGAGCGTAAAAGAAGCGAAGGACGTAATAGAAATGAAGAACGTAGAAGACATGGAAGACATAGAAGAACCGAAGGAGGTAATAAAACGAACGGGCTTTTTTACTCGTAAGAGCGGTATTCATAAATGGATCAAGTTCTTTCGATCAAAATGAGCACAAACAATGTCGTTCAAAGCGTTGGACATTGTGTTCCGTTCTACCATGTTTCGCTAGAATTTTAGTAAAGTACGAGCTAGATGACACCGTATTTAGACTCATTTTCATTGAAAAAATCTTACTTGTTCGTTCGTAATACGATCATCAACGTATAATAACAAGTacaatagaattaaaaatagaGTTAATAGAGTACAATAGAGTTAAAAATTCTGTGTCGATTATATTGCACTTGCAGGTTATTCAAAACATTCAAACGAAGCTATAATTATTACTTTGAATATTCTTTGTTCTTTGAACATCCTTGCTAGAGTTATCCTTGCTTTATCGAATTAAAAAACATGATCCAAGCCACTATTATTCCAAGCTTCGAATAACGAACCCTAACGGTCAAAGTAACTTTATCCAATACTTGgtcgaattaaaattttaccGATCTGTATTTATGTTGTATCAGACGCTGAACACCAGCGAAGGAaacgaggaggaggaagaggaggaggaggaagaggaagaggagaacGAACCCAGTGTCACCCCTGGGAACACCACTATTTCTGACGAGCCTtcagaaaacgacgaagaagatCAGAGTACCGCGTCTACGCTCGACACGATAGTCCCCGTAGCGGAGTTCGTAGACGATACGAACGACACGAATTTCTCCGACGTGATCGACTATAAGATCCCGATCGATCTCCCCACGCCGTTGAATATATCCAACGTAAGAGCAACGAACGCTAGCGACGATCAAGAATTGTGGGGCGAAGAGTCGCAACTCTTGAACTCGACCGAAGTGTCACCGATGTTAATTCTTCTTTCATCGACGACAACGATGTCACCGAATTCGATAGCACCTGAGATAGAACTAGAACTGGCCAACAGTACTCGGAGGACTGTTCAATTGTAGTATTGTTCTCCGTTTATTAGATCTGTTTCTTTTCCTTTAACTCAACTTCCTCTCGTGGAGGAACTACGATTGATGATACCTGACCCTACTACCGGGGTCACAAGCATCTTCTTCGTGAGTTCGTGAACCTAAATCCCGGCACGTGCGTACGACATTGCGTATAAACTACACGTAGTAACGCTATATATGTAATGTTATCGTAATTCATAATTCGACTGTACGAAAGCAAATTGCTGGATTTACCTTAGGACGCTATTTTCTTGTCACCGAGTattgcaattaaaattattcttcGGTATTTTATCTTTCACCTGTTTCTTATCGtttcttatttatttcttatacgAAAAACGCAAGATCGACTAATTTGCGATTATTTCTCTTATTATCGTCACATCAACGACTTTTAAAGAAGATGGTCTTGTGACAATCGAACCAGACAATGATCCGTGATCCATCAATTGTATATACAAGTTTTCCTTTTTGAGCTCAACTCTTTGAATTGAGGTCATATCTGAATTGAGATCTGAGACATATTTGACGTTTTACCCTGactaatttattacaataacttatttttaaaatatgtttttaatttttgacTATAATTTCAGTTTCATCGTCAACAACACATCTGCGCTGATATGTTTCTATTAAATTAAGTTGTGCGTGCATGGATGTAACATATAGTATTAgtatcaaaatattaaaaaaaagaatgttttataaAGAATGACATAGAAGAGTTAAATAGGATCTATGGATCTTCGCAAAGAATCAATCAAAATCTTACCACGTTTTCATAATACTGAAATTCATATATGGACGCGTGcttgtaataataatatgacATAGTAAGAACGCGCATTTGTATACTCGTATAATCACAAATTACGACATTTTCTATCGAATCATGAAAAGATCATCTTCGAAAATACCCGTGtactatgtatatgtatatgcaccGAAATCTGAGTTCACCAACTCACGGAGAACATGCTTGTGACCCCGGTATATCGAATCAGACTGATTTTAGCGGTATTTGCTTTATTTATAGAACATTTATAGAACAGAGAAATCATGAATCCCTCTGTCACGAATAAATCTCTCGAAAGAGGTGCGCGTTAATCTGCTCGGCAGCGACCAAGTATTGTCCATACAGCTTCATCATGTGCGTCATCGTGTCTGCTCTTGTACGGAGAAACATAAACTGTTGCGATCGTACTTTCTTtcttgaaatttgttttttttttttcttctttttatacgtGGATTAAAAAAggca
Proteins encoded in this window:
- the LOC117166650 gene encoding uncharacterized protein LOC117166650; the protein is MLVINQRQRHPCWRMLLAIVILSGLIRYCEPMSTKRLTDSSPSSLPTLSRSSGESRSQNLGSPSDLAWQAWLLLGSQTGGHSSLDSASFLKRITPKSVFIAPELPACPDGYRADTMGRCVKRVIINPQAHIGFLLQQLNNRYSNQAGGPEASSNNKKKSSGPLQLNIPLFSDTNTKSVPVNHEETRGDHSINIPIVVPSREDVQVEEIEEEVEEVKEVEETKNVEKVKDLIETKNVEEATDVIEVKSVKEAKDVIEVKSVKEAKDVIEMKNVEDMEDIEEPKETLNTSEGNEEEEEEEEEEEEENEPSVTPGNTTISDEPSENDEEDQSTASTLDTIVPVAEFVDDTNDTNFSDVIDYKIPIDLPTPLNISNVRATNASDDQELWGEESQLLNSTEVSPMLILLSSTTTMSPNSIAPEIELELANSTRRTVQL